A single Paratractidigestivibacter faecalis DNA region contains:
- a CDS encoding HAD family hydrolase — translation MASRRNVVFDMGNVLMTFDGHEFSRAFTSSKEDAQALYEGTFGRVEWSLLDSGAIDHQTMLRVALAHTPERLHACVRECLAHWPEHSRVIEPTNELARHLHEAGWGVYVLSNASDRIEEQLSHAPVFGVLDGIVVSGRERLMKPGTTIFQLLCRRYGLDPATCVFVDDNPDNCEATRVAGMTAFHYTGDVEALEECLKALG, via the coding sequence ATGGCATCCAGGAGAAACGTCGTCTTTGACATGGGAAACGTGCTCATGACCTTTGACGGGCACGAGTTCTCGCGGGCATTCACCAGCAGCAAGGAGGACGCGCAGGCGCTCTATGAGGGAACCTTCGGGCGCGTGGAGTGGTCGCTGCTTGACTCGGGCGCCATCGACCACCAGACCATGCTGCGCGTGGCCCTAGCGCACACGCCCGAGCGGCTGCACGCATGTGTCCGCGAGTGCCTGGCCCACTGGCCCGAGCACTCGCGCGTCATCGAGCCCACCAACGAGCTGGCGCGCCATCTGCACGAGGCCGGCTGGGGCGTCTACGTGCTCTCCAACGCCTCGGACCGCATCGAGGAGCAGCTCAGCCACGCGCCCGTCTTCGGCGTCCTCGACGGCATCGTGGTCTCCGGCCGCGAGCGCCTCATGAAGCCCGGCACCACCATCTTCCAGCTGCTCTGCAGACGCTACGGGCTCGACCCCGCCACATGCGTCTTCGTGGACGACAACCCCGACAACTGCGAGGCCACGCGCGTGGCCGGCATGACGGCATTCCACTACACCGGGGACGTCGAGGCGCTGGAGGAGTGCCTGAAAGCACTCGGGTAG
- a CDS encoding IS3 family transposase has translation MRVLREEGHGLGRLLECAGMARSSYYYALSHPKAPTRPELWEAAAEIFSRTANGCGHRQIAMCLRAEQGVRIAYKTTLKMMREMGISCGIRRETDYHRYNSYRGKVGKTFENVIGRDFAADGPWEKMGTDVTEFKQPWGKAYFAPVYDFGSKEIVAWSTSLHPNMAQQHELLDQLVSKKPKGSRPILHSDMGWQYQQAGWCRRLEEAGVVQSMSRKGNCIDNGATEQVFGHIKDEFFRGRTWPDFESFKADLDDFVVHWNTRRRQVKLKGLTPEEFRRQSLAA, from the coding sequence GTGAGGGTCCTGCGCGAAGAGGGGCACGGGCTGGGGCGCCTGCTGGAGTGCGCCGGCATGGCCCGGTCCAGCTACTACTACGCGCTGTCGCACCCGAAGGCTCCCACCAGGCCCGAGCTCTGGGAGGCCGCCGCCGAGATATTCTCGCGCACCGCCAACGGGTGCGGCCACAGGCAGATCGCCATGTGCCTGCGCGCCGAGCAGGGCGTGCGCATAGCCTACAAGACGACGCTGAAGATGATGCGCGAGATGGGCATCAGCTGCGGGATCCGCCGCGAGACCGACTACCACAGGTACAACTCGTACAGGGGCAAGGTCGGAAAGACCTTCGAGAACGTCATCGGCAGGGACTTCGCCGCCGACGGGCCGTGGGAAAAGATGGGCACCGACGTCACCGAGTTCAAGCAGCCCTGGGGCAAGGCCTACTTCGCGCCGGTCTACGACTTCGGCAGCAAGGAGATCGTCGCCTGGTCCACGTCGCTGCACCCCAACATGGCTCAGCAGCACGAGCTGCTCGACCAGCTCGTGTCCAAGAAGCCCAAGGGCTCCAGGCCGATCCTGCACTCGGACATGGGCTGGCAGTACCAGCAGGCCGGTTGGTGCAGGCGGTTGGAGGAGGCCGGCGTGGTGCAGAGCATGTCCCGGAAGGGCAACTGCATCGACAACGGCGCGACGGAGCAGGTGTTCGGCCACATCAAGGACGAGTTCTTCCGTGGAAGGACGTGGCCGGACTTCGAGTCCTTCAAGGCGGACCTCGACGACTTCGTGGTCCATTGGAACACGAGGAGGCGCCAGGTTAAACTGAAGGGACTGACCCCGGAGGAGTTCCGGAGACAGTCCCTTGCGGCGTAG
- a CDS encoding helix-turn-helix domain-containing protein, which yields MRVDLRVKHDIEARKAAIGLFERGNGYKSAAKALSVPRGTVRQWLCVYRSFGSGVLLSMDGKQARYAYEQKVAAASAVVDGGMTKAEAMAAFGIMSMSPLKKWCALYRRGGAEALRPRPKGRPSGSKARPRTREEELEERCRRLETEVAYLKKLRALVERDGL from the coding sequence ATGCGTGTCGACTTGAGGGTGAAGCACGACATCGAGGCCAGGAAGGCGGCGATCGGGCTCTTCGAGCGAGGCAACGGCTACAAGTCTGCGGCGAAGGCGCTGTCGGTCCCGCGCGGAACCGTGAGACAATGGCTCTGCGTATACCGGTCGTTCGGAAGCGGGGTGCTGCTATCCATGGACGGCAAGCAGGCCAGGTACGCATACGAGCAGAAGGTCGCCGCAGCCTCCGCCGTGGTCGACGGCGGCATGACGAAGGCCGAGGCGATGGCGGCGTTCGGCATAATGTCGATGTCGCCGCTCAAGAAGTGGTGCGCGCTATACCGCCGGGGCGGCGCGGAGGCCCTGCGCCCGAGGCCCAAGGGCCGGCCGAGCGGTTCCAAGGCGAGGCCGCGGACCCGCGAGGAGGAGCTCGAGGAGCGCTGCCGAAGGCTCGAGACCGAGGTGGCCTACCTAAAAAAATTGCGTGCCCTGGTCGAGAGGGACGGGCTCTGA
- a CDS encoding YaiI/YqxD family protein has protein sequence MTLFIDADACPVTADALAVARRAGVAVVIAGNTTQNLERHVRPGDPRDAAHARRGFWVDTLAVSTGADSADFAIVESLQPGDVVVTQDIGLAAMVLGRGARAIGVRGRVYSTATIDSDLFIRAEEKKVRRAGGRTKGPSAFTDRDRKRFVENLEGLLGIW, from the coding sequence ATGACCCTCTTCATCGACGCCGACGCCTGCCCCGTCACGGCTGACGCGCTCGCGGTGGCCCGCCGTGCGGGCGTGGCGGTGGTCATTGCGGGAAACACCACGCAGAACCTGGAGCGGCACGTCAGGCCGGGAGACCCGCGCGACGCCGCGCATGCCAGGCGCGGCTTCTGGGTTGACACGCTGGCCGTGAGCACCGGCGCCGACTCGGCGGACTTTGCCATCGTGGAGTCCCTGCAGCCGGGAGACGTCGTGGTCACGCAGGACATCGGCCTGGCCGCAATGGTCCTCGGGCGCGGCGCCCGGGCCATTGGTGTGAGGGGACGCGTCTACAGCACCGCCACCATAGACTCTGACCTGTTCATCCGTGCCGAGGAGAAGAAGGTGCGCCGGGCAGGAGGGCGCACTAAGGGCCCCTCCGCCTTCACCGACCGCGACCGCAAACGCTTCGTGGAGAACCTCGAGGGCCTTCTGGGCATCTGGTAG
- a CDS encoding ABC transporter permease: MTPLARRLPRELRKDIGKYLGIFLLMCGCVALTSGFLLAAHSIDVIMDGMRDEYAIEDGRVTTSFRATDVQLDAMRRAAEGAGGVDVYENFSIDARFRHAQGDDGTSRTLRTYVHRTQVDLAAYCEGREPAADDEVAVDRVFAANNGLSLGDEVLLCGRAYCVTGILTLPDSQALFASNSDFTVNTLTYGVAEVTPGGFAALEAAGGAPAYTYSFCFADRGLTVAQRTDAEKDMVSALTDADARVDELIDADSNQGIGYAADDVSGDSAMWTTLLDIIIVIMAFVFVVLTNATIEEESAVIGTLMASGYRRRELVLHYLALPAAVGLLAAGLGTALGVVLFTSPMRDLYYGSYSLPPFHVSWDWSIFVKTAVVPSALLVGITLLALLHKTRRTPLQFLRHEASGKSGTRRGVRLPERLGFVARFRLRVFLRNLGNFATLFVGIGFASLLLLFSLAILPTMTHYADNLESSLVARHQYVLKAPLELEGTSDQRAQWAAVERLQAVDGAVPSRAQDAADGLEDALASLAAVPGMDAVAAVQDARAELSARLGEVADALGCTRDKVVDLLDEASRVDADDEDAHPVNTTDNGAEAISQAEKYAVYTLQYDRGEGNGEETVSVYGVSPDSRYWKGPPVGGGRVVFGGGLVDKFGFAAGDSASLYDKYEDRVHELVFDGTTWGSKSDMNLYMSLDDFNGLFGNADGYFNAYVSDEELRLDSLFFASETTPDDMRAIGDQFTGMMDDMIGMLVGLSVFIYLLFIYLLTKAVIDRSARSISYMKVFGYRDAEISRLYVRSITLCVAASLVLCLPLIIGSLTAIFRAMLISYNGNIEIFVPWSAMAETLVAGFVTYLAVAALHTRSIRRVPLSEALKVQE, translated from the coding sequence ATGACCCCGCTAGCCAGGCGGCTCCCCCGCGAGCTGCGAAAGGACATAGGCAAGTACCTCGGCATCTTCCTGCTCATGTGCGGCTGCGTGGCCTTGACCTCGGGCTTTCTGCTGGCCGCGCACTCCATCGACGTCATCATGGACGGCATGCGTGACGAGTACGCCATTGAGGACGGCCGCGTGACCACCAGCTTCAGGGCCACCGACGTCCAGCTCGACGCCATGCGCCGGGCGGCCGAGGGCGCGGGCGGCGTCGACGTCTACGAGAACTTCTCCATTGACGCGCGCTTTCGCCACGCGCAGGGAGACGACGGGACCAGCCGCACGCTGCGCACCTACGTCCACCGCACGCAGGTGGACCTCGCCGCCTACTGCGAGGGACGCGAGCCGGCCGCCGACGACGAGGTGGCCGTCGACCGCGTCTTTGCAGCCAACAACGGCCTCTCCTTGGGCGACGAGGTCCTTCTCTGCGGGCGCGCCTACTGCGTGACGGGCATCCTCACCCTGCCCGACAGCCAGGCCCTCTTTGCCAGCAACTCCGACTTCACGGTCAACACGCTCACCTACGGCGTGGCCGAGGTCACGCCCGGGGGCTTTGCCGCCCTGGAGGCCGCCGGGGGCGCCCCGGCCTACACGTACTCCTTCTGCTTTGCGGACCGAGGCCTCACCGTGGCCCAGCGCACCGACGCCGAGAAGGACATGGTCAGCGCCCTCACCGACGCCGACGCGCGCGTCGACGAGCTCATAGACGCCGACTCCAACCAGGGCATTGGCTACGCGGCCGACGACGTCTCCGGCGACTCGGCCATGTGGACCACGCTCCTGGACATCATCATCGTCATCATGGCCTTCGTCTTCGTGGTGCTGACCAACGCCACCATCGAGGAGGAGAGCGCCGTCATAGGAACGCTCATGGCGAGCGGCTACCGCCGCCGGGAGCTGGTCCTGCACTACCTGGCGCTTCCCGCCGCGGTGGGGCTTCTCGCCGCCGGGCTGGGCACCGCGCTGGGCGTGGTGCTCTTCACCAGCCCCATGCGCGACCTCTACTACGGCAGCTACAGCCTGCCGCCCTTCCACGTGAGCTGGGACTGGAGCATCTTCGTCAAGACGGCCGTGGTCCCCTCCGCGCTTCTCGTCGGCATCACGCTGCTGGCGCTGCTTCACAAGACGAGAAGGACTCCCCTGCAGTTCCTTCGCCACGAGGCGTCCGGCAAGTCCGGCACCAGGCGCGGCGTGAGGCTCCCCGAGCGCCTAGGGTTTGTCGCCCGCTTCCGCCTGCGCGTCTTCCTGCGCAACCTGGGCAACTTTGCCACGCTCTTCGTGGGCATCGGCTTTGCCTCGCTGCTGCTCCTCTTCAGCCTGGCCATCCTCCCCACCATGACCCACTACGCCGACAACCTCGAGAGCAGCCTGGTGGCCCGCCACCAGTACGTGCTCAAGGCGCCGCTGGAGCTCGAGGGCACCAGCGACCAGCGCGCCCAGTGGGCCGCCGTCGAGCGCCTGCAGGCCGTGGACGGCGCCGTCCCCTCACGCGCACAGGACGCGGCCGACGGGCTTGAGGACGCGCTCGCCTCGCTGGCGGCCGTCCCCGGCATGGACGCCGTGGCGGCCGTCCAGGACGCGCGGGCAGAGCTCTCCGCGCGCCTGGGCGAGGTGGCGGACGCCCTGGGATGCACCCGCGACAAGGTGGTCGACCTTCTCGACGAGGCATCAAGGGTTGACGCGGACGACGAGGACGCGCACCCCGTGAACACCACGGACAACGGCGCCGAGGCAATCTCGCAGGCCGAGAAGTACGCCGTCTACACGCTGCAGTACGACCGCGGCGAGGGCAACGGCGAGGAGACCGTCAGCGTCTACGGCGTCTCGCCCGACTCCCGCTACTGGAAGGGGCCGCCTGTTGGCGGCGGGCGCGTGGTCTTTGGCGGCGGCCTGGTGGACAAGTTCGGCTTTGCCGCGGGCGACTCCGCGAGCCTCTACGACAAGTACGAGGACAGGGTCCACGAGCTCGTCTTTGACGGGACCACCTGGGGCTCAAAGTCCGACATGAACCTCTACATGAGCCTCGACGACTTCAACGGGCTCTTTGGCAACGCCGACGGCTACTTCAACGCCTACGTCAGCGACGAGGAGCTGCGGCTTGACTCGCTCTTCTTTGCGAGCGAGACCACGCCTGACGATATGCGCGCCATCGGCGACCAGTTCACGGGCATGATGGACGACATGATCGGCATGCTGGTGGGGCTCTCTGTCTTTATCTACCTGCTCTTCATCTACCTGCTCACCAAGGCGGTCATCGACAGGAGCGCGCGCTCCATCAGCTACATGAAGGTCTTTGGCTACCGTGACGCAGAGATCTCCAGGCTCTACGTGCGCTCTATCACGCTGTGCGTGGCGGCGTCGCTGGTGCTGTGTCTGCCGCTGATCATTGGCAGCCTGACGGCCATCTTCCGCGCGATGCTGATCAGCTACAACGGAAACATCGAGATCTTCGTGCCGTGGTCGGCCATGGCCGAGACCCTCGTCGCGGGCTTCGTGACCTACCTTGCGGTGGCGGCGTTGCACACGCGCTCCATCCGGCGGGTGCCCCTCTCCGAGGCGCTGAAGGTCCAGGAGTAG
- a CDS encoding 3-deoxy-7-phosphoheptulonate synthase has product MAMNFKRKLPIPAEIREEMPLSAEMAQKKVAFDQEVADIFRGEDKRRVLIIGPCSADREDSVLDYMNHLAGVADEVRDKLVVIPRVYTNKPRTKGTGYKGLLHNPDPEAPDDLLEGVKAIRHMHLRVIEETGFFTADEMLYPSNYQYLVDLLSYVAVGARSVENQEHRLVASGISVPVGMKNPTAGSTTVMMNSIYAAQAKQSFIFRNWEVSTEGNPLAHAVLRGYIGLDGRNYPNYHYEHLERLASRYTSETFENPSVVVDCNHDNSGKRPLEQTRICKEVLDSCRRNQDIAGMVKGFMVESYLEDGNQSVDGGVYGKSITDACLGWDKTEALIRQIADRI; this is encoded by the coding sequence ATGGCAATGAACTTCAAGCGCAAGCTTCCCATTCCCGCGGAGATCCGCGAGGAGATGCCCCTCTCGGCCGAGATGGCCCAGAAGAAGGTTGCCTTTGACCAGGAGGTGGCCGACATCTTCCGCGGCGAGGACAAGCGCCGCGTGCTCATCATCGGCCCGTGCTCCGCGGACCGCGAGGACTCCGTGCTGGACTACATGAACCACCTGGCCGGCGTGGCCGACGAGGTCAGGGACAAGCTCGTCGTCATCCCGCGCGTCTACACCAACAAGCCGCGCACCAAGGGCACCGGCTACAAGGGCCTTCTCCACAACCCGGACCCCGAGGCCCCCGATGACCTGCTGGAGGGCGTGAAGGCCATCCGCCACATGCATCTGCGCGTCATTGAGGAGACGGGCTTCTTCACGGCCGACGAGATGCTCTACCCCTCCAACTACCAGTACCTGGTTGACCTTCTCTCCTACGTGGCCGTGGGCGCCCGCTCGGTTGAGAACCAGGAGCACCGCCTGGTGGCCAGCGGCATCTCCGTGCCCGTGGGCATGAAGAACCCCACCGCCGGCTCCACCACCGTGATGATGAACTCCATCTACGCGGCCCAGGCCAAGCAGTCCTTCATCTTCCGCAACTGGGAGGTCTCCACCGAGGGCAACCCGCTGGCCCACGCCGTGCTGCGCGGCTACATCGGCCTGGACGGCCGCAACTACCCCAACTACCACTACGAGCACCTGGAGCGCCTGGCCAGCCGCTACACGAGCGAGACCTTCGAGAACCCCTCTGTGGTGGTGGACTGCAACCACGACAACTCCGGCAAGCGCCCGCTCGAGCAGACCCGCATCTGCAAGGAGGTCCTGGACTCCTGCCGCCGCAACCAGGACATCGCCGGCATGGTCAAGGGCTTCATGGTGGAGTCCTACCTTGAGGACGGCAACCAGTCCGTGGATGGCGGCGTCTACGGCAAGTCCATCACCGACGCCTGCCTTGGCTGGGACAAGACCGAGGCCCTCATCCGCCAGATCGCCGACCGCATCTAG
- a CDS encoding C69 family dipeptidase yields the protein MPCTTILVGKKASFDGSTIVARNEDSSNGEFCPKRFVSVDPAGKTSYTSVISHLTVPLPQGGVRYTAMPNADLKEGLWEEAGFNARNVGMSATETLTTNERVLAADPLVRYDAATGTPGGIGEEDMVTLVLPYATSARDGVLRLGALLERYGTYEMNGIAFSDVDEIWWLETVGGHHWIARRVPDDCYVTMPNQLGIDSFDLDDAYGEKREHLCSPDLREWVAANHLDLSLDGQLNPRDAFGSHSDSDHVYNTPRAWAIQRFLSPTAGPWDRALPAEDFGPECDRLAWYRRPERKVTIEDVKYALSLCYQGTPYDPYGHDPAGRPGRYRPIGINRNSQLAVLQLRPYEPEATRALQWVSLGSNAYNALVPLYANVGRTPAYLEDTTARVTSENFYWANRIIGALADGARTGCVPHVERYQEALPAATFALVRACDERVREDAVAGDDVCGELEAANDAIADECRRQTEALLDHVLYEASMGMGNAFCRSDG from the coding sequence ATGCCCTGCACCACCATTCTCGTGGGCAAGAAGGCGAGCTTCGACGGCTCCACCATCGTGGCCCGCAACGAGGACTCCTCCAACGGCGAGTTCTGCCCCAAGCGCTTCGTCTCAGTGGACCCCGCGGGAAAGACCAGCTACACCAGCGTGATCAGTCACCTCACCGTGCCCCTGCCGCAAGGAGGCGTGCGCTACACGGCCATGCCCAACGCAGACCTCAAGGAGGGCCTGTGGGAGGAGGCCGGCTTCAACGCCCGCAACGTGGGCATGAGCGCCACCGAGACCCTGACCACCAATGAGCGCGTCCTGGCGGCAGACCCGCTGGTGCGCTATGACGCCGCGACCGGCACGCCCGGCGGCATCGGCGAGGAGGACATGGTCACGCTGGTCCTGCCCTACGCCACCAGCGCCCGCGACGGCGTGCTGCGCCTGGGCGCCCTGCTGGAGCGCTACGGCACCTACGAGATGAACGGCATCGCCTTCAGCGACGTGGACGAGATCTGGTGGCTGGAGACCGTGGGCGGCCACCACTGGATCGCCCGCCGCGTGCCGGACGACTGCTACGTCACCATGCCCAACCAGCTGGGCATTGACTCCTTCGACCTCGACGACGCGTACGGCGAGAAGCGCGAGCACCTGTGCTCGCCCGACCTGCGCGAGTGGGTTGCCGCAAACCACCTGGACCTCTCTCTTGATGGTCAGCTCAACCCGCGCGACGCCTTTGGCAGCCACTCCGACTCCGACCACGTCTACAACACGCCGCGCGCCTGGGCCATCCAGCGCTTCCTCAGCCCCACGGCCGGCCCCTGGGACCGTGCCCTTCCCGCCGAGGACTTTGGCCCGGAGTGCGACCGCCTTGCCTGGTACCGCCGCCCCGAGCGCAAGGTGACCATCGAGGACGTCAAGTACGCGCTCTCACTCTGCTACCAGGGCACCCCGTACGACCCCTACGGCCACGACCCGGCGGGGCGCCCCGGCCGCTACCGCCCCATCGGCATCAACCGCAACAGCCAGCTGGCCGTGCTGCAGCTGCGCCCCTACGAGCCGGAGGCCACCCGCGCGCTGCAGTGGGTGAGCCTGGGCTCCAACGCCTACAACGCCCTGGTGCCCCTCTATGCCAACGTGGGCCGCACGCCCGCCTACCTGGAGGACACCACCGCCCGCGTGACCAGCGAGAACTTCTACTGGGCAAACCGCATCATCGGCGCCCTGGCCGATGGCGCCCGCACCGGATGCGTGCCGCACGTGGAGCGCTACCAAGAGGCCCTGCCCGCGGCGACGTTTGCCCTGGTCCGCGCCTGCGACGAGCGCGTCCGTGAGGATGCCGTGGCAGGTGATGACGTCTGCGGCGAGCTCGAGGCCGCAAACGACGCCATCGCCGACGAGTGCCGCCGCCAGACCGAGGCGCTCCTGGACCACGTGCTCTACG
- a CDS encoding Gfo/Idh/MocA family protein — protein sequence MPTTSACSTSLPAPASRGREPSAWTATRPTSAGPISSFCSSRPGEEPEAELVAIADAFEGARATAEAAGVPFYTDPTQMMDEVKPEGVIIATPNGLHLSVAREAVKRGIVPLVEKPISDNLEDAQAFAAEAEDAGVPVLVGQHRRHNPFVQKAKQIIEGGELGKLTVSSFHYMIYKNDEYFDVEWRRKKGAGPILVNLVHDVDLLRYLLGEPIAVQGMQSSAARGFETEDSAVVNVRFADGSLASMTISDATASPWNWEATAREDPQYRPFDADAYFIGGTKGALSLPRLHQVSYDGASSWHKPLKLDVPAVDPALPHKMQLKHFVRVVRREEEPVVTPADNVKTLRTLNAIKQAAETGELVEL from the coding sequence ATGCCGACAACGTCCGCATGCAGCACGTCATTGCCAGCACCGGCTTCACGCGGGCGGGAACCGTCTGCATGGACGGCAACGAGGCCGACCAGCGCTGGGCCTATCAGCTCTTTCTGTAGCAGCCGCCCCGGCGAGGAGCCCGAGGCCGAGCTCGTGGCCATCGCCGACGCCTTCGAGGGCGCCCGCGCGACCGCCGAGGCCGCCGGTGTGCCGTTCTACACCGACCCGACCCAGATGATGGACGAGGTCAAGCCCGAGGGCGTCATCATCGCCACCCCCAACGGCCTGCACCTCTCCGTTGCCCGCGAGGCCGTCAAGCGCGGCATCGTGCCCCTGGTCGAGAAGCCCATTTCCGACAACCTCGAGGACGCCCAGGCCTTTGCCGCCGAGGCCGAGGATGCCGGCGTGCCCGTGCTCGTGGGCCAGCACCGTCGCCACAACCCCTTCGTCCAGAAGGCCAAGCAGATCATCGAGGGCGGCGAGCTGGGCAAGCTCACCGTCAGCTCCTTCCACTACATGATCTACAAGAACGACGAGTACTTCGACGTGGAGTGGCGCCGCAAGAAGGGCGCCGGCCCCATCCTGGTCAACCTCGTCCACGACGTGGACCTTCTCCGCTACCTGCTGGGCGAGCCCATCGCCGTCCAAGGCATGCAGTCCAGCGCGGCCCGCGGCTTTGAGACCGAGGACTCCGCCGTCGTCAACGTGCGCTTCGCCGACGGCTCCCTGGCGTCCATGACCATCTCCGACGCCACCGCCTCCCCCTGGAACTGGGAGGCCACCGCTCGCGAGGACCCGCAGTACCGCCCGTTTGACGCCGACGCCTACTTCATCGGCGGCACCAAGGGGGCCCTGTCCCTGCCGCGCCTGCACCAGGTGAGCTACGACGGCGCCTCCAGCTGGCATAAGCCCCTCAAGCTGGACGTCCCCGCCGTTGACCCGGCCCTGCCCCACAAGATGCAGCTCAAGCACTTCGTGCGCGTCGTCCGCCGCGAGGAGGAGCCCGTGGTGACCCCCGCCGACAACGTCAAGACCCTGCGCACCCTGAACGCCATCAAGCAGGCCGCCGAGACCGGCGAGCTCGTGGAGCTGTAA
- a CDS encoding GNAT family N-acetyltransferase — protein sequence MRYRRDVVLKDGNACLLRSAEASDARECFDVFQVTHAETDYLLSYPDENSLDEGRFADELAGRAESPRCVEVCAVVGGKIVGTASVDPIGRRFKNRHRCELGISILCAYWGRGIGRALMEACLECARQMGYVQAELEVVADNASAIGLYRSLGFVEFGRNPLAFRSRTSGWQEVVLMRLEL from the coding sequence ATGAGGTACCGGAGGGACGTCGTCCTCAAGGACGGCAACGCGTGCCTGCTCAGGAGTGCCGAGGCGTCGGATGCCCGCGAGTGCTTTGACGTCTTCCAGGTCACGCACGCGGAGACCGACTACCTGCTGAGCTACCCGGACGAGAACTCGCTTGACGAGGGACGGTTTGCGGACGAGCTTGCCGGACGCGCGGAGAGCCCGCGGTGCGTCGAGGTCTGTGCCGTGGTTGGCGGCAAGATCGTGGGCACGGCGAGCGTGGACCCCATCGGACGGCGCTTCAAGAACAGGCACCGCTGCGAGCTGGGGATCTCCATCCTGTGCGCGTATTGGGGCCGCGGCATTGGCCGTGCGCTGATGGAGGCCTGCCTCGAGTGCGCCAGGCAGATGGGCTACGTCCAGGCGGAGCTCGAGGTCGTCGCGGACAACGCGAGCGCCATCGGTCTCTACCGGAGCCTGGGCTTCGTGGAGTTTGGGCGCAACCCGCTGGCTTTCCGCTCCCGGACGTCCGGCTGGCAGGAGGTCGTACTCATGCGGCTGGAGCTTTAG
- a CDS encoding GNAT family N-acetyltransferase produces the protein MAQDESQGTGQESVREPRLADCDMRPATVDDVPAIVATLEAGRSLLAADGIDQWQNGTGPDVDLVTEDVARGWGRVFLVDGQVAATAALIDEPEPNYARMLEGAWRVLEGEAAPAGASSAYATIHRVAVAPAFRGMHVAQRFYARLIEEARARGFAEIRADTHADNVRMQHVIASTGFTRAGTVCMDGNEADQRWAYQLFL, from the coding sequence ATGGCACAGGACGAATCGCAGGGCACGGGTCAGGAGAGCGTCCGCGAGCCGAGACTCGCCGACTGTGACATGCGCCCCGCCACCGTCGATGACGTGCCCGCCATCGTCGCCACGCTCGAGGCCGGCCGCTCCCTTCTGGCCGCCGACGGCATCGACCAGTGGCAGAACGGCACCGGCCCCGACGTAGACCTCGTGACCGAGGACGTCGCGCGCGGCTGGGGCCGCGTCTTCCTCGTTGACGGGCAGGTGGCGGCCACCGCGGCACTCATAGATGAGCCCGAGCCCAACTATGCGCGCATGCTCGAGGGCGCGTGGCGGGTACTCGAGGGCGAAGCCGCGCCCGCCGGCGCCTCCTCGGCCTACGCGACCATCCACCGCGTGGCCGTGGCCCCCGCCTTCCGCGGCATGCATGTGGCACAGCGCTTCTACGCACGGCTCATAGAGGAGGCGCGCGCCCGCGGCTTCGCGGAGATTCGCGCGGACACCCATGCCGACAACGTCCGCATGCAGCACGTCATTGCCAGCACCGGCTTCACGCGGGCGGGAACCGTCTGCATGGACGGCAACGAGGCCGACCAGCGCTGGGCCTATCAGCTCTTTCTGTAG